A DNA window from Arachis duranensis cultivar V14167 chromosome 3, aradu.V14167.gnm2.J7QH, whole genome shotgun sequence contains the following coding sequences:
- the LOC107479942 gene encoding uncharacterized protein LOC107479942 isoform X1 — MSGCNKSPKSDQHSIKYKRNQHGGSLSRVNHKPSVSNSENKQCYTSSEPKPKHPQILSTAQLISAVGQIWDSASCPLSVLLREENGSRDDKGFPIKNIPDGIHVERNGGVCSSTNTNYFQVNVGATAYGSQILQEKIDFPTVTQKALVLQSRNGRQEHIGSLFQRFMQATDNSLNEYRKETELGTEKISFQSRNVYWWMSRDAPKRLKYHVKATDLGNKKVNSPVGGDCISTGTSTLTVVNESDVCNPDLVLDEDLPLSSDTAMDRENVSTLCSDYFLPVLPDTNSDVGAWQISSSNIYADYHIKSLHTRDSASIQCQHKLDNNEMLEIQRRHFADITDDEAKVQSFAATPQKPCYSVAKQEHAFSGALAGVCVSLCLHPVDTIKTVIQSCRAEQRSIVNIGKSVVSDRGLLGLYRGITTNIACSAPISAVYTFTYESIKAALVPYLPKEYYSFAHCVGGGAASIATSFIFTPSERIKQQMQVGSHYRSCWDALVGIIRNGGFTSLYAGWGAVLCRNVPHSIIKFYTYESLKKVMPSLSSTIQPNAFQTLLCGGLAGSTAALFTTPFDVIKTRLQTQLPGSINQYDNVFQGLYKISKSEGLKGLYRGLTPRLIMYMSQGSLFFASYEFFKKVFSLEACNPTGSHVHKC, encoded by the exons ATGTCTGGATGCAATAAATCTCCAAAAAGTGATCAACATTCGATCAAATATAAGCGGAATCAACATGGGGGAAGTCTTTCCCGTGTGAATCATAAGCCTTCTGTTTCCAATAGTGAGAATAAGCAGTGCTACACGAGTTCTGAGCCAAAGCCGAAGCACCCTCAGATACTGAGCACTGCTCAGCTCATCTCTGCAGTAGGACAGATATGGGATTCTGCGAGTTGCCCACTCTCAGTTTTGCTCCGCGAGGAAAATGGGAGTCGAGATGATAAAGGGTTCCCGATAAAGAATATTCCTGATGGCATTCATGTGGAAAGGAATGGAGGGGTATGTAGCTCAACTAACACTAATTACTTTCAGGTTAATGTGGGAGCTACAGCATATGGTTCACAGATTTTGCAGGAAAAAATAGATTTCCCTACGGTAACACAAAAGGCATTGGTGCTTCAGTCACGTAATGGACGTCAGGAGCATATTGGTTCTTTGTTCCAGAGATTTATGCAGGCCACTGATAACAGTTTAAATGAATATCGGAAAGAAACAGAACTTGGGACTGAGAAAATCTCATTTCAATCGCGAAATGTTTATTGGTGGATGAGTAGGGATGCGCCTAAAAGACTTAAATACCACGTGAAGGCTACAGATCTTGGGAACAAGAAAGTTAATTCCCCAGTGGGTGGGGACTGCATTTCAACAGGTACAAGCACCTTGACGGTGGTTAATGAGAGTGATGTTTGCAATCCCGATTTAGTTTTAGATGAAGATCTACCATTATCCAGTGATACAGCTATGGACAGAGAAAATGTTAGCACTCTGTGTTCGGATTATTTTCTTCCAGTTTTGCCTGACACTAATTCTGATGTTGGTGCTTGGCAGATCTCATCTTCTAATATCTATGCAGATTATCATATTAAATCTTTGCATACCCGTGATAGTGCTTCTATCCAGTGCCAGCATAAGCTTGACAATAATGAAATGCTGGAAATTCAAAGAAGACATTTTGCGGATATAACCGATGATGAAGCTAAGGTTCAGAGCTTTGCAGCAACCCCTCAGAAGCCTTGTTATTCTGTTGCAAAGCAAGAGCATGCTTTTTCTGGGGCATTGGCTGGTGTATGTGTTAGCCTTTGTTTACATCCAGTTGACACGATTAAGACGGTTATTCAGTCATGCCGTGCAGAACAGAGATCCATTGTTAACATTGGAAAATCAGTTGTTTCTGACAGAG GATTGCTCGGACTATATCGTGGAATTACTACAAACATTGCATGTTCTGCTCCAATATCTGCAGTTTATACTTTCACCTATGAATCAATTAAAGCAGCTTTGGTTCCTTATCTTCCAAAG GAGTATTATTCTTTTGCCCATTGTGTGGGTGGTGGTGCTGCAAGTATTGCAACCTCTTTTATTTTCACTCCTAGTGAACGAATTAAGCAGCAGATGCAAGTTGGGTCGCATTATCGCAGCTGTTG GGATGCTTTGGTTGGAATTATCAGAAATGGTGGGTTTACATCCCTTTATGCAGGTTGGGGAGCTGTACTGTGCCGAAATGTTCCACATTCAATTATCAAG TTTTATACATATGAAAGCTTGAAGAAAGTGATGCCATCGTTGTCATCTACTATTCAACCTAATGCATTTCAGACT TTATTATGTGGAGGATTAGCTGGATCTACTGCTGCATTGTTCACAACTCCTTTTGATGTGATCAAGACAAGATTGCAGACACAG CTCCCTGGCTCTATAAATCAATATGATAATGTGTTCCAAGGCCTTTACAAAATTAGCAAGAGTGAAGGTTTGAAGGGCCTGTACAG GGGATTGACTCCAAGGTTGATCATGTACATGTCTCAAGGATCACTGTTTTTTGCCTCTTATGAATTTTTCAAGAAAGTGTTTTCTTTGGAAGCATGCAACCCCACTGGTTCACACGTTCATAAATGTTGA
- the LOC107479942 gene encoding uncharacterized protein LOC107479942 isoform X2, whose amino-acid sequence MSGCNKSPKSDQHSIKYKRNQHGGSLSRVNHKPSVSNSENKQCYTSSEPKPKHPQILSTAQLISAVGQIWDSASCPLSVLLREENGSRDDKGFPIKNIPDGIHVERNGGILQEKIDFPTVTQKALVLQSRNGRQEHIGSLFQRFMQATDNSLNEYRKETELGTEKISFQSRNVYWWMSRDAPKRLKYHVKATDLGNKKVNSPVGGDCISTGTSTLTVVNESDVCNPDLVLDEDLPLSSDTAMDRENVSTLCSDYFLPVLPDTNSDVGAWQISSSNIYADYHIKSLHTRDSASIQCQHKLDNNEMLEIQRRHFADITDDEAKVQSFAATPQKPCYSVAKQEHAFSGALAGVCVSLCLHPVDTIKTVIQSCRAEQRSIVNIGKSVVSDRGLLGLYRGITTNIACSAPISAVYTFTYESIKAALVPYLPKEYYSFAHCVGGGAASIATSFIFTPSERIKQQMQVGSHYRSCWDALVGIIRNGGFTSLYAGWGAVLCRNVPHSIIKFYTYESLKKVMPSLSSTIQPNAFQTLLCGGLAGSTAALFTTPFDVIKTRLQTQLPGSINQYDNVFQGLYKISKSEGLKGLYRGLTPRLIMYMSQGSLFFASYEFFKKVFSLEACNPTGSHVHKC is encoded by the exons ATGTCTGGATGCAATAAATCTCCAAAAAGTGATCAACATTCGATCAAATATAAGCGGAATCAACATGGGGGAAGTCTTTCCCGTGTGAATCATAAGCCTTCTGTTTCCAATAGTGAGAATAAGCAGTGCTACACGAGTTCTGAGCCAAAGCCGAAGCACCCTCAGATACTGAGCACTGCTCAGCTCATCTCTGCAGTAGGACAGATATGGGATTCTGCGAGTTGCCCACTCTCAGTTTTGCTCCGCGAGGAAAATGGGAGTCGAGATGATAAAGGGTTCCCGATAAAGAATATTCCTGATGGCATTCATGTGGAAAGGAATGGAGGG ATTTTGCAGGAAAAAATAGATTTCCCTACGGTAACACAAAAGGCATTGGTGCTTCAGTCACGTAATGGACGTCAGGAGCATATTGGTTCTTTGTTCCAGAGATTTATGCAGGCCACTGATAACAGTTTAAATGAATATCGGAAAGAAACAGAACTTGGGACTGAGAAAATCTCATTTCAATCGCGAAATGTTTATTGGTGGATGAGTAGGGATGCGCCTAAAAGACTTAAATACCACGTGAAGGCTACAGATCTTGGGAACAAGAAAGTTAATTCCCCAGTGGGTGGGGACTGCATTTCAACAGGTACAAGCACCTTGACGGTGGTTAATGAGAGTGATGTTTGCAATCCCGATTTAGTTTTAGATGAAGATCTACCATTATCCAGTGATACAGCTATGGACAGAGAAAATGTTAGCACTCTGTGTTCGGATTATTTTCTTCCAGTTTTGCCTGACACTAATTCTGATGTTGGTGCTTGGCAGATCTCATCTTCTAATATCTATGCAGATTATCATATTAAATCTTTGCATACCCGTGATAGTGCTTCTATCCAGTGCCAGCATAAGCTTGACAATAATGAAATGCTGGAAATTCAAAGAAGACATTTTGCGGATATAACCGATGATGAAGCTAAGGTTCAGAGCTTTGCAGCAACCCCTCAGAAGCCTTGTTATTCTGTTGCAAAGCAAGAGCATGCTTTTTCTGGGGCATTGGCTGGTGTATGTGTTAGCCTTTGTTTACATCCAGTTGACACGATTAAGACGGTTATTCAGTCATGCCGTGCAGAACAGAGATCCATTGTTAACATTGGAAAATCAGTTGTTTCTGACAGAG GATTGCTCGGACTATATCGTGGAATTACTACAAACATTGCATGTTCTGCTCCAATATCTGCAGTTTATACTTTCACCTATGAATCAATTAAAGCAGCTTTGGTTCCTTATCTTCCAAAG GAGTATTATTCTTTTGCCCATTGTGTGGGTGGTGGTGCTGCAAGTATTGCAACCTCTTTTATTTTCACTCCTAGTGAACGAATTAAGCAGCAGATGCAAGTTGGGTCGCATTATCGCAGCTGTTG GGATGCTTTGGTTGGAATTATCAGAAATGGTGGGTTTACATCCCTTTATGCAGGTTGGGGAGCTGTACTGTGCCGAAATGTTCCACATTCAATTATCAAG TTTTATACATATGAAAGCTTGAAGAAAGTGATGCCATCGTTGTCATCTACTATTCAACCTAATGCATTTCAGACT TTATTATGTGGAGGATTAGCTGGATCTACTGCTGCATTGTTCACAACTCCTTTTGATGTGATCAAGACAAGATTGCAGACACAG CTCCCTGGCTCTATAAATCAATATGATAATGTGTTCCAAGGCCTTTACAAAATTAGCAAGAGTGAAGGTTTGAAGGGCCTGTACAG GGGATTGACTCCAAGGTTGATCATGTACATGTCTCAAGGATCACTGTTTTTTGCCTCTTATGAATTTTTCAAGAAAGTGTTTTCTTTGGAAGCATGCAACCCCACTGGTTCACACGTTCATAAATGTTGA
- the LOC107479944 gene encoding uncharacterized protein LOC107479944: MGQDLELDISEKYSVGLSPNTVLPSSNAKRSRKGKPSGKDGFITLKGDFADIKLAHFRSASCKSHFSSTHGLEGNIEMRRGSMYQSSEERKAVRKMGMEGRKKIEISRRSDISFSGSILDSLCGSDAEDSEPRTSEISPDSNLGSLSVSRSLAYMEPKSSKDFIEICMSSDVKHGRGFTNLRSDKIADSLIHGNSHLEKDTVHSLKKSVSAKVEVSHLLLSPSESDCSSSASSKVELNPLRKRMNQFTKSKSLRSPTSHKVETNEARSNETANITRSRTYQKSLLSDLSNTGKQSDIISEFISREIQYSGIASSPVHLHGNLRIENKHGVPFLEFKVRCPEDVFVAKAWRTRHAFNWVYTFHSIDNRKKSSASATGSESHEFDKDCSMVAQMVVSSNLGSEQESQVSDNSMVTEFVLYDFTHSRPSVSHETKSFCEQDASERRKASKEETLRLDEENLASKNKRQYKPLSTGVKLDYTDSYHLLSTRSYSNVESAAIVLEIPFSRRESLKYRRGDRISAKEYSSIRDQSRNSLNERKFQEQLKVVIPTGNHGLPDTESQGPSSLLDRLRHGGGCDCGGWDMACPLILLGNPSIQFSEDCPLMEEYQALELFIQGAKECSPTFSMRRIEEGQYAVDFHVQLSTLQAFSISVAILHGSSNFSEARQNKPQQLSQCSSLKMLIEEDVEFYIKSVTKEESRKTVSKTRKGIPRPYALNPPFSPIARV, encoded by the exons ATGGGACAAGACTTGGAGCTGGATATAAGTGAAAAGTATTCAGTGGGTCTGAGTCCCAATACCGTTCTTCCGTCTTCGAATGCAAAGAGAtccagaaaaggaaaaccctcCGGGAAAGATGGTTTTATAACCCTCAAGGGGGACTTTGCAGATATAAAACTTGCTCACTTTCGCAGTGCTTCATGTAAGAGTCATTTCTCCAGCACTCATGGATTGGAAGGTAACATTGAAATGAGGCGTGGCTCCATGTATCAGAGTTCAGAGGAAAGAAAAGCTGTAAGGAAAATGGGCATGGAAGGAAGGAAGAAAATTGAAATTTCCAGGAGGAGTGACATCTCTTTCTCAGGTAGCATTCTTGATTCTTTGTGTGGTTCAGATGCCGAAGATTCTGAGCCGAGAACATCGGAGATATCTCCGGATTCAAACTTGGGTTCCCTATCGGTTTCCAGGTCATTGGCTTACATGGAGCCAAAGTCTTCAAAAGACTTCATTGAAATTTGCATGAGTTCAGATGTcaagcatgggagaggttttACAAATTTAAGAAGTGATAAAATTGCTGATTCTCTAATTCATGGCAATTCTCATCTTGAAAAGGACACGGTTCACTCACTGAAAAAGTCAGTCTCTGCTAAGGTGGAAGTCTCTCACTTGTTGCTATCACCATCAGAAAGTGATTGCTCATCAAGTGCAAGTTCAAAagttgaacttaaccctcttaGGAAAAGGATGAATCAATTCACAAAGTCAAAATCTTTGAGAAGTCCAACAAGCCATAAGGTGGAAACTAATGAGGCCAGATCAAATGAGACTGCAAACATTACAAGGAGCAGGACATATCAGAAATCGTTGTTAAGTGATTTATCTAACACAGGGAAACAGTCTGACATTATTTCTGAGTTCATCAGTAGAGAAATCCAGTATTCAGGTATAGCATCCTCACCAGTTCACCTGCATGGTAATCTCAGGATAGAAAACAAACATGGAGTACCATTTTTGGAGTTCAAGGTCAGGTGCCCTGAAGATGTCTTTGTGGCGAAGGCATGGAGAACTCGTCATGCTTTTAATTGGGTATATACCTTCCACTCCATTGATAATAGAAAGAAGAGCAGTGCAAGTGCAACCGGCTCAGAATCCCATGAGTTTGACAAAGATTGCTCCATGGTAGCACAGATGGTAGTTTCCAGCAATTTAGGTTCCGAACAAGAAAGCCAAGTATCTGATAACTCTATGGTGACAGAATTTGTGTTGTATGATTTTACACACTCAAGACCAAGTGTTTCACATGAAACAAAGTCTTTCTGTGAGCAAGATGCTTCTGAGAGACGAAAAGCTTCCAAGGAAGAGACTTTGAGGCTGGATGAAGAGAATCTTGCTAGTAAAAACAAACGTCAATACAAGCCTCTATCAACTGGTGTCAAATTGGATTACACAGATTCTTATCATTTGTTGTCCACTAGATCATATTCAAACGTCGAAAGTGCTGCTATTGTTTTAGAAATTCCATTTTCTAGGAGAGAAAGCTTGAAGTACAGAAGAGGAGATAGAATAAGTGCTAAAGAGTACTCTAGCATTAGGGATCAGAGTAGAAATAGCCTTAATGAGAGAAAATTCCAGGAACAGTTGAAGGTGGTGATACCAACAGGCAATCATGGTTTACCAGACACCGAAAGTCAAGGTCCGTCGTCATTACTTGATCGATTGAGACATGGTGGAGGTTGTGACTGTGGTGGCTGGGACATGGCCTGTCCCCTTATTCTTTTAGGCAATCCTAGTATTCAATTTTCCGAAGACTGCCCTCTTATGGAGGAATATCAAGCACTGGAACTCTTCATTCAG GGGGCAAAAGAATGTAGCCCTACATTCAGCATGAGGAGAATTGAAGAGGGCCAATATGCAGTGGATTTTCATGTGCAATTATCCACGTTACAAGCATTCTCTATCAGTGTTGCTATTTTGCATGGCAGTTCCAACTTCAGCGAAGCAAGGCAAAATAAACCCCAACAACTATCTCAATGCAGCTCACTAAAAATGCTTATTGAGGAGGATGTAGAGTTTTACATCAAATCAGTCACAAAGGAGGAGAGCAGGAAAACAGTGTCCAAGACTCGGAAAGGAATCCCTCGACCGTATGCACTGAACCCACCTTTTTCTCCTATTGCGCGAGTATAG